AGATGTCGGCACACGATACTGCCGAAATTGCCGTAGCCGCCGATCACCATCACCCTGAGTGCCATGCCCGTCTTCCCTGAACCATCGATCGTATGCTGCGCCTGCAACAGGCTGGCAGCTGAGGCGGCCAACGATACTCGATTTCCTAAACCGCCGCAGCCATGCGGGTTCTGGTACTCCAGGCAAAGCTCACGACCATCAGCAGCCCCAAGCCCGCCATCGCGGCGCCGGCCAGGGAAATCGCCGGGTAGCCCAGCCCTGCGTTGATCACTGCACCACCTACTGCTGCGCCAATCGCGTTACCGAAGTTGAAGGCGCCGATGTTTACGGCCGAGGCCAGGTTCGGCGCATCCTTGGCCGCTTCCATCACGCGCATCTGCAACGGCGGCACGACGGCGAAGCTGGCGATACCCCAGATAAGGATGCTCACCGCAGCCGGAATCGGCCAACGCATCAAGAACGCAAAGGCCAGCAGGACCAGGATCAGTGCGCTCAGCGAGACTATCAGGGTCCGGTCGATCGAACGGTCTGCCGCCTTGCCGCCCCACATATTGCCCAGGGTCAGCCCGACGCCAAACAGCACCAGCATGGCCGTGATAAAGGGGGTAGACGCGTGGGTCTCATTGCTCAGGATCGGCGCGATATAGGTAAACACGGTGAACATCGCCCCCGAACCCACCACGGTCAGGGCCAGCGCCGCCAGTACCGAACCACGCCCCAACACCTTGATTTCGGCCAGCACACCGTCGCTTTTCGGCAGTGGTAGGTTAGGCAGCGCGAACCACAGCGCGACCATGGTCACCAGGCCCAACCCGCCAATGCCCCAGAACGCCGTACGCCAGCCAAGCAGCTCACCAAACCAGGTCGCCAGCGGCACACCGCCAATGGT
The genomic region above belongs to Pseudomonas azotoformans and contains:
- a CDS encoding MFS transporter, with amino-acid sequence MRINPPLVALAVGAFGIGVTEFAPMGMLPTIANDLGVSIPTAGLLVSAYALGVLLGAPLMILTTGKIPRRYLLVGLMAIFTLGNVMSALATGYYDLLIARVITSLNHGAFFGVGSIVAASVVAPDKRAGAVAAMFMGLTLATIGGVPLATWFGELLGWRTAFWGIGGLGLVTMVALWFALPNLPLPKSDGVLAEIKVLGRGSVLAALALTVVGSGAMFTVFTYIAPILSNETHASTPFITAMLVLFGVGLTLGNMWGGKAADRSIDRTLIVSLSALILVLLAFAFLMRWPIPAAVSILIWGIASFAVVPPLQMRVMEAAKDAPNLASAVNIGAFNFGNAIGAAVGGAVINAGLGYPAISLAGAAMAGLGLLMVVSFAWSTRTRMAAAV